Proteins from a single region of Acinonyx jubatus isolate Ajub_Pintada_27869175 chromosome D3, VMU_Ajub_asm_v1.0, whole genome shotgun sequence:
- the PIWIL1 gene encoding piwi-like protein 1 isoform X2: MTGRARARARGRACGQETVQHVGAPASQPPGFVQPRPQQPAAEGELVGRGRQRGAGGAPAKSQDLQISAGFQELSLAERGGRRRDFHDLGVNTRQNLDHVRESKTGSSGIIVRLSTNHFRLTSRPQWALYQYHIDYNPLMEARRLRSALLFQHEDLIGRCHAFDGTILFLPKRLQHKVTEVVSQTRNGEHVRITITLTNELPPTSPTCLQFYNIIFRRLLKIMNLQQIGRNYYNPSDPIDIPNHRLVIWPGFTTSILQYENNIMLCTDVSHKVLRSETVLDFMFNLYHQIEEHKFQEQVSKELIGLIVLTKYNNKTYRVDDIDWDQNPKSTFKKADGSEISFLEYYRKQYNQEITDLKQPVLVSQPKRRRGPGGTLPGPAMLIPELCYLTGLTDKMRNDFNVMKDLAVHTRLTPEQRQREVGRLIDYIHKDDNVQRELRDWGLSFDSNLLSFSGRILQAEKIHQGGKTFDYNPQFADWSKETRGAPLISVKPLDNWLLIYTRRNYEAANSLIQNLFKVTPAMGIQMKKAIMIEVDDRTEAYLRVLQQKVTSDTQIVVCLLSSNRKDKYDAIKKYLCTDCPTPSQCVVARTLGKQQTVMAIATKIALQMNCKMGGELWRVDMPLKLAMIVGIDCYHDTTAGRRSIAGFVASINEGMTRWFSRCVFQDRGQELVDGLKVCLQAALRAWNSCNEYMPSRIVVYRDGVGDGQLKTLVNYEVPQFLDCLRSVGRGYNEYFFVNSTGTDVLLRPWGWRARARDTLVLPEHPACALADRAALCLPPLPPQE, encoded by the exons AGTCAGCCCCCTGGCTTCGTCCAGCCTCGGCCTCAGCAGCCGGCAGCAGAGGGGGAGTTAGTTGGCCGTGGACGACAGAGAGGAGCAGGCGGAGCGCCGGCCAAGTCACAAG acctccAGATATCCGCTGGATTTCAGGAGTTATCGTTAGCAGAGAGGGGAGGTCGTCGTAGAGACTTTCATGACCTTGGTGTTAACACAAGACAGAACCTAGACCACGTTAGAGAATCAAAGACAG GGTCTTCAGGTATTATAGTAAGGCTGAGCACTAACCATTTTCGACTGACGTCCCGTCCCCAGTGGGCCTTGTACCAGTATCACATTGACTATAACCCGCTGATGGAGGCCAGAAGACTCCGCTCAGCTCTTCTGTTTCAACATGAAGATTTAATTGGAAGGTGTCATGCTTTTGATGGAACAATATTATTTTTACCTAAAAGACTACAGCACAAG GTTACTGAAGTAGTTAGTCAGACCCGAAATGGAGAGCACGTGAGGATAACGATCACCTTAACAAATGAGCTCCCACCTACATCACCAACTTGTTTGCAGTTCTATAACATTATCTTCAGGAG GCTCCTAAAGATCATGAATTTACAACAAATTGGACGGAATTATTATAACCCAAGTGACCCAATTGATATTCCAAATCACAG GTTGGTGATCTGGCCTGGCTTTACCACTTCCATCCTCCAGTACGAAAATAACATCATGCTTTGCACCGACGTCAGTCATAAAGTCCTCCGGAGTGAAACCGTGTTAGATTTCATGTTCAACCTGTACCATCAAATAGAAGAGCATAAATTTCAAGAACAAGTTTCCAAAGAACTGATAGGCTTAATTGTTCTTACCAA GTATAACAATAAAACATACAGAGTAGATGATATCGACTGGGACCAGAATCCAAAGAGCACCTTCAAGAAAGCAGACGGCTCTGAAATCAGTTTCCTAGAGTACTATAGGAAG CAATACAACCAAGAGATCACGGACCTGAAGCAGCCTGTGTTGGTCAGTCAGCCCAAGAGGAGGCGAGGCCCTGGGGGCACCTTGCCGGGGCCCGCGATGCTCATCCCGGAGCTCTGCTATCTCACAG GTCTAACTGATAAGATGCGCAACGATTTTAACGTGATGAAAGATTTAGCTGTCCATACCAGACTAACTCCGGAACAGAGGCAGCGCGAAGTGGGAAGACTCATTGACTACATTCATAA AGATGATAACGTTCAGAGGGAGCTTCGAGACTGGGGTTTGAGCTTTGACTCCAACTTACTGTCCTTCTCAGGAAGAATTTTGCAAGCAGAAAAGATTCACCAAGGTGGAAAAACA TTCGATTACAATCCACAGTTTGCAGATTGGTCAAAAGAAACCAGAGGTGCACCGTTAATTAGCGTGAAGCCACTGGATAACTGGCTGCTGATCTATACTCGAAGGAATTACGAAGCGGCCAATTCGTTGATACAGAATCTATTTAAAGTTACACCAGCCATGGGcatacaaatgaaaaaagcaaTAAT GATTGAAGTGGATGACAGAACTGAAGCTTACCTGAGAGTCCTACAGCAGAAGGTCACATCAGATACCCAGATA GTTGTTTGTCTGTTGTCAAGTAATCGGAAAGACAAATATGATGctataaaaaaatacttgtgtACAGATTGCCCTACTCCAAGTCAGTGTGTGGTAGCCCGGACCCTGGGCAAGCAGCAGACAGTCATGGCCATTGCGACCAAGATCGCCCTGCAGATGAACTGCAAGATGGGAGGGGAGCTCTGGAGGGTCGATATGCCC CTGAAGCTGGCGATGATCGTTGGCATCGATTGTTATCATGACACCACAGCTGGACGGAGGTCAATTGCAGGATTTGTTGCGAGCATCAACGAAGGGATGACCCG CTGGTTCTCTCGCTGCGTCTTTCAAGATCGAGGACAAGAGCTGGTAGACGGTCTCAAGGTCTGCCTCCAAG CTGCCCTGAGGGCTTGGAACAGCTGTAACGAGTACATGCCCAGCCGGATCGTCGTGTACCGGGACGGCGTCGGCGACGGCCAGCTCAAAACCCTGGTGAACTACGAAGTGCCACAGTTCCTGGACTGCCTCAGGTCTGTCGGGAGAGGCTACAA CGAATACTTCTTTGTGAACTCGACTGGCACTGATGTCTTACTCCGTCCGTGGGGATGGCGTGCACGTGCGAGGGACACCCTGGTCCTCCCCGAGCACCCCGCCTGTGCCCTTGCAGACCGTGctgctctctgccttcctccgCTCCCCCCGCAGGAGTGA
- the PIWIL1 gene encoding piwi-like protein 1 isoform X3, giving the protein MTGRARARARGRACGQETVQHVGAPASQPPGFVQPRPQQPAAEGELVGRGRQRGAGGAPAKSQDLQISAGFQELSLAERGGRRRDFHDLGVNTRQNLDHVRESKTGSSGIIVRLSTNHFRLTSRPQWALYQYHIDYNPLMEARRLRSALLFQHEDLIGRCHAFDGTILFLPKRLQHKVTEVVSQTRNGEHVRITITLTNELPPTSPTCLQFYNIIFRRLLKIMNLQQIGRNYYNPSDPIDIPNHRLVIWPGFTTSILQYENNIMLCTDVSHKVLRSETVLDFMFNLYHQIEEHKFQEQVSKELIGLIVLTKYNNKTYRVDDIDWDQNPKSTFKKADGSEISFLEYYRKQYNQEITDLKQPVLVSQPKRRRGPGGTLPGPAMLIPELCYLTGLTDKMRNDFNVMKDLAVHTRLTPEQRQREVGRLIDYIHKDDNVQRELRDWGLSFDSNLLSFSGRILQAEKIHQGGKTFDYNPQFADWSKETRGAPLISVKPLDNWLLIYTRRNYEAANSLIQNLFKVTPAMGIQMKKAIMIEVDDRTEAYLRVLQQKVTSDTQIVVCLLSSNRKDKYDAIKKYLCTDCPTPSQCVVARTLGKQQTVMAIATKIALQMNCKMGGELWRVDMPLKLAMIVGIDCYHDTTAGRRSIAGFVASINEGMTRWFSRCVFQDRGQELVDGLKVCLQAALRAWNSCNEYMPSRIVVYRDGVGDGQLKTLVNYEVPQFLDCLRSVGRGYNPRLTVIVVKKRVNARFFAQSGGRLQNPLPGTVIDVEVTRPEWIP; this is encoded by the exons AGTCAGCCCCCTGGCTTCGTCCAGCCTCGGCCTCAGCAGCCGGCAGCAGAGGGGGAGTTAGTTGGCCGTGGACGACAGAGAGGAGCAGGCGGAGCGCCGGCCAAGTCACAAG acctccAGATATCCGCTGGATTTCAGGAGTTATCGTTAGCAGAGAGGGGAGGTCGTCGTAGAGACTTTCATGACCTTGGTGTTAACACAAGACAGAACCTAGACCACGTTAGAGAATCAAAGACAG GGTCTTCAGGTATTATAGTAAGGCTGAGCACTAACCATTTTCGACTGACGTCCCGTCCCCAGTGGGCCTTGTACCAGTATCACATTGACTATAACCCGCTGATGGAGGCCAGAAGACTCCGCTCAGCTCTTCTGTTTCAACATGAAGATTTAATTGGAAGGTGTCATGCTTTTGATGGAACAATATTATTTTTACCTAAAAGACTACAGCACAAG GTTACTGAAGTAGTTAGTCAGACCCGAAATGGAGAGCACGTGAGGATAACGATCACCTTAACAAATGAGCTCCCACCTACATCACCAACTTGTTTGCAGTTCTATAACATTATCTTCAGGAG GCTCCTAAAGATCATGAATTTACAACAAATTGGACGGAATTATTATAACCCAAGTGACCCAATTGATATTCCAAATCACAG GTTGGTGATCTGGCCTGGCTTTACCACTTCCATCCTCCAGTACGAAAATAACATCATGCTTTGCACCGACGTCAGTCATAAAGTCCTCCGGAGTGAAACCGTGTTAGATTTCATGTTCAACCTGTACCATCAAATAGAAGAGCATAAATTTCAAGAACAAGTTTCCAAAGAACTGATAGGCTTAATTGTTCTTACCAA GTATAACAATAAAACATACAGAGTAGATGATATCGACTGGGACCAGAATCCAAAGAGCACCTTCAAGAAAGCAGACGGCTCTGAAATCAGTTTCCTAGAGTACTATAGGAAG CAATACAACCAAGAGATCACGGACCTGAAGCAGCCTGTGTTGGTCAGTCAGCCCAAGAGGAGGCGAGGCCCTGGGGGCACCTTGCCGGGGCCCGCGATGCTCATCCCGGAGCTCTGCTATCTCACAG GTCTAACTGATAAGATGCGCAACGATTTTAACGTGATGAAAGATTTAGCTGTCCATACCAGACTAACTCCGGAACAGAGGCAGCGCGAAGTGGGAAGACTCATTGACTACATTCATAA AGATGATAACGTTCAGAGGGAGCTTCGAGACTGGGGTTTGAGCTTTGACTCCAACTTACTGTCCTTCTCAGGAAGAATTTTGCAAGCAGAAAAGATTCACCAAGGTGGAAAAACA TTCGATTACAATCCACAGTTTGCAGATTGGTCAAAAGAAACCAGAGGTGCACCGTTAATTAGCGTGAAGCCACTGGATAACTGGCTGCTGATCTATACTCGAAGGAATTACGAAGCGGCCAATTCGTTGATACAGAATCTATTTAAAGTTACACCAGCCATGGGcatacaaatgaaaaaagcaaTAAT GATTGAAGTGGATGACAGAACTGAAGCTTACCTGAGAGTCCTACAGCAGAAGGTCACATCAGATACCCAGATA GTTGTTTGTCTGTTGTCAAGTAATCGGAAAGACAAATATGATGctataaaaaaatacttgtgtACAGATTGCCCTACTCCAAGTCAGTGTGTGGTAGCCCGGACCCTGGGCAAGCAGCAGACAGTCATGGCCATTGCGACCAAGATCGCCCTGCAGATGAACTGCAAGATGGGAGGGGAGCTCTGGAGGGTCGATATGCCC CTGAAGCTGGCGATGATCGTTGGCATCGATTGTTATCATGACACCACAGCTGGACGGAGGTCAATTGCAGGATTTGTTGCGAGCATCAACGAAGGGATGACCCG CTGGTTCTCTCGCTGCGTCTTTCAAGATCGAGGACAAGAGCTGGTAGACGGTCTCAAGGTCTGCCTCCAAG CTGCCCTGAGGGCTTGGAACAGCTGTAACGAGTACATGCCCAGCCGGATCGTCGTGTACCGGGACGGCGTCGGCGACGGCCAGCTCAAAACCCTGGTGAACTACGAAGTGCCACAGTTCCTGGACTGCCTCAGGTCTGTCGGGAGAGGCTACAA CCCAAGACTAACAGTAATTGTGGTGAAAAAACGAGTGAACGCCCGATTTTTTGCTCAGTCTGGAGGAAGACTTCAAAACCCACTTCCTGGAACAGTTATTGATGTGGAAGTTACCAGACCAGAGTG GATCCCTTAA